The nucleotide sequence CGCTCGAGGAAAAACTAGCACGCTTCGAATTAACGCGGACACAGTCTCGATTGGGCGATCGAAATCGAAGCAGGTTAAAGAGGAAACTATTAACGTCCGTGTGAATTAAGACCGCGTTCAAGTTTGACGTGCTTCTAGCAGGAAACTTTTGGAGCTATCGAGTCGATGACCTCGTGTTCAAACACGATGCAGTTCGTTCGGAGAACATTGAAAATCTCTATTGATATTATATGTAATTTTGTGTGCTACGCGTGAGTGTGTGTGTGCAGCGCTGCAAGACGCGTTTGCAAAGAACAAATGAATTTCGGCGTTGCAATATACGGTCACGATGAAGTTTTGCTGCGGTGCGCGTTATCggcgtttataataataaacctaattaataattaaataaagttatattaTTTCGTTCATAAAGTACATTAAGAGTGTACTAgtgtctttatttttattagaaaaagaaCCATTCATTTAACATTTCCAATATTATTACAGGCGGAAAATTCGAATGCGACtttctgaattaaaaatgtaagactACGTAAAGATTTGTATCGTGTACGAAATAATGAAGGAAATCAGCGAGAGGAACGAAAGAACAAGACCGGTTTTTACAAAACAAACGTGTTTATTTTCTCATGGTTCTTTGCTGAAATGGAAAGTggcaattaatttaataatcacGTAACAGATCGtgaatacaatatatatatgtatatatatagtatatgcGTGATCCGATGAGCGTATTTACAACAATACAGTACAGAATCGATAAATCCGCAAATTTTCGAATAGTGACACGGCTCTCGTACGAGACCAGCCCTATATTCGTAGGTACAAGTGCCTGGCCACCTTGATGTGCTCGACAAGTGTGCGTGTGAATTATTTACAACGTTTCTCTCTTAGATATACACAAGTATTTACAGGAGGATCCACTTACAGACTAATAAGCGTTTGGCGACCGTTGCTTTTTCCAAGACAGTCGTGAATCTTAGGAACGAGGTGTGCTTTGTCTCGCTAGACGTCTTTTATTCATTCTCTCTTCTCTTTTATCGCGTAACGAGAATATCAGCTTCGTCGATTTCGATCAAAAACTTCCTACATCTGTATCGTATGTAGATCTAATCAGAGTTTCGGTGCATGATCAGCGGATTTTAAGAAAGATGCGCTAGAGAAAGATATGGTTGTGGTAGGAAAATGGAGATGTGGTTAATCAAACATTTTGTAAACGGATTTCGgcacaaaatatttgaaatttcagtcTGTCTCTTATCACGGCACTGAATGAACTAAACCAATGTAATTGATCACatgtttcacaaatttttctcaAATTAAATTGCAGCTGCAATTACGGAGCACATTGTAACtttttgcaataattaaatacattaaattttctcaaattttcgaatgcaATGTTTACTATCAAATAATGTATCATATTTGAAACATGCCATTTTGCAActactataaaattaaatactacatgatacaattattaaaattgaaaatgaaaatgaaaaaaatgaaaatctttCTGAAAAATGGCTGAACATCGCTCGCAGAAAATCGCTGGAAGTTCGATTAAAATCGACGAAGATCTTGTACGTGAGAAACGTACGATTCCttcgattattcaattattaaatcctTCCTTTCTCTAACTAATAAATTGACGAACGAGCGACAGGAATGAGAACTAGGGTCGCGATTGCTCCGCTTCTCGAgtcgagaaaaaaatatatatacgaTTAGTACGAAGAAGAGGTCGTTTCGAGATTTGGAGCACACGCGACGGCGTATCATTCTCGTCTTCTTTTCATTAAATTCCGCTTCGATCGACACGCGAACcatgatattatcgataatcgCGAACGCGAGCTCGATCGAATCGTCGGCTACGAATCAACACGGTGCATTAACACGTTGAATACCGTGGGGTTTACCAATTACCGCCAccgttttaataaaaataggaTCAACGGATTAATTTCGTAAAGCGGCAGCTGGAACgtttaaattggaaaataaatgatcatattccgaataattataattaattgcgTATCGTATTTCATGCGTTCGTATTCACCGGACCATTTAACGCATTCACCCTTAGAACAAAATGAACAATAGTACATTTTCGCTCGGTATTAACCTAAAGAACACATTTATAAAGTCTGCGTAATTTcgaacagaaaataatttttatcgatCATCGTACAGAAATTTTACCTTCGATTGACGCAAAAATCCGGTGCTTAACGTTGGAACAACCCTCGAAGGACGTGCTTTAAAGAAATTGATTTTTGCGAAGCTATCGAATCTATAGCTCGGAATATTATTTCTCGAGAGTTTCGAGCATGAAACTCTTTCGTTAGAAAGATTACGCGGCTAACTTTCGTTCGAATAACATCGTGTGCTATCGTCGAGATCGGTTGTTTCAACGTTCCATTCCATGAAGGGTTAAAAGAAACGCTTTTAATCGCCGGAGGAAAACGCTTGATCGTTAAGGTAAACGATGGTCTTGGAAATAAAATTAACCTCGAAACATAAATACATGATTCTCtttcagaatttaagaaacACGCCGTTCTCGCGTTTTCTTCTCTCTTGAAAAATCGAAACTCACGGAATATCTTCCAAGAAAATGAAACGTAAGAAATATCGTTCTCCGCGCTAAACCAATAGTTTATACAGCGTTCGAAAAATAATGTTGCAAACTCCGCTCGAAACGATTCGAGGATATCGATTTTTTCAGCAAAACGAACGTCCATAAATAAAAGATGTACCGAGAGTTTCCCGGCGAGTTTATCTGCTAAAATCTGCGCGGATCGAATCGAGGCGAGCGTACGAAAGGAAAAGAACGCGTATAGATTTCTCGTGAAAAGAACGAAAGCAAACGCGATCGTCGCGTTAATACGTACCGTCGCGAAACAAAAACGAAATCACGAATAATCGAGGAAATTCTCGTTGAacgtaaaataaataacagCATCGTCGACGAGAAAGCGAAACAGCTGGCGGGTCGCatcgcgatcgatcgatcgaggtGTGCGGTCGCGGGCGAAACGGGCGAAACTGCCGAATCGAGAAACAGTTATTTTTCAGCCGGTGATCGAAACTCTCCTCGTGTCGCGTCAAACTATCGACAACGCGGAAATATTCGACCTCGAATCCACCACTTTATCCACGCTCTTTCTCTGTATCGTACCGATCGGAAAATATACAGCGCGAAGACGTGTCCTGGACATTGATcgtgcaacaacaacaacaacgaagAAGAGCTATAACAATCTACTTCGAACCGGGGTTGCGTTTGTCCGTGTTAGGCCCTAACCAGCGACGAGAATAATTGGAATCTATGTCCTCATTGACTGCCATTATGTTATCACCTAAAGCTTACTCTCTTCGCCTATCACCGttcacattggcgtaactaggattctTCTTTCGGTCGCTATTAGTCGCGATCTTCGAGCGGTTTCTGAAAACTTCAGAATCGGCCATTTCAAACTTTAACGATTCGATTTAAAGAACCggagagttagaaatttagaaatttcagtatATACATTTCGAAATTCCTGTACGAAGTATCCCACGATCTGTATCCTCGGTACATATTTAAGGAGGCCCACCCTGGTCCCTgtccagttacgccaatgtacaCGTACACATGTACAATACATTCATAGAAGTAGATCTCCGCGGAAGGAAAACGATCTTCCCTCTCGGCTAGTACGTAAAAATAAATGACTCGATCTTCTATTTTACAAAGGAAAACGTATTTGACCCTGTTGTTCTGTTCATTTTAACGAATCGTTCTTGAACGAACCGTTGCGCTAACGAAAAATTGCTGGCTGATCATTGTATTTCGCGATACTTTCACGCGCGATGCGATCGTTTCGAACTCGAAGAACCGAGTGTTCGAAATTGGAAGAGAAACAAATTCGTTGAAAAAGAGATCACTTTCGGAGGAATTTGACAAGCTTTTTATAAGTGCGCGTGTTGCAGctaaaaaaatatatctatgTCGAGTATCGAGGAATCGCGTAATTGGAGTTGCATCGGGATCTAAAGGACTACGTATTTTGCCTACCTagtagttaaaattaaatttcaccaGTTATTTCTATCCAGGTTATTCGAACATAAAAGAAATTCCTTTTACGCGTGtgcttttttatttactttttttgcgATATTTATCTCTGAATTTTGGGGTTTACGATACGCTAGTCTTTCGTGTCCCTACAAATGAAGAGACCAGCAGGGTTAAACGAACTGTCTCTTTTCGATCGTCAATCACCTTTACATACGTCGAGGTATACGAAAGAGTCACAACCTCGCGACCAATCGAGAAATTTTCTCGCGAGGTCAAACTCTCGTTGCGATACACCCTTTAACCCTTCGAACCCGACGCTCGAATCACAATTTCAATCGATCCAAGTAAGAACCGTTCGATTCGGTGATATCGTACTAATTTACTCGTTCGTTAGCGATAGACGAGCTCGAAACGGTTGCCAGACTAAACGGTACTTACAGCCGTGTAACGTCGAGGTAACGTAAAATTTGAATCGAGCACGAGAAGCGTCGAGTCGGAGGGGTCAAAGATCGAAACAGCGAACAAGATTTCGAACCGACCGATTCTAGTGGAAGAGCAAACGGACCGAGCGATTCGCGTAACGCGGATCGGTCGATCGCGAGCAACGAACGAAACTGTACAAATAGCTACACAACGTTTCCGGCCTGTCCGCGTCCGCGACCCTCCAACGAACTTTTTACAATCGCAGGCTCGATCAGAGTCCATGTTCCGCGACGGTGGGTCGCGGCCGACGACGTTCGTCCGTACTAGACGAAATAAGTACGAGGATTCGCCGGATGCGTCAAGACCTCACCGGGAGGTGCAGTGGGCACCGGTGGTTCCGGTATGGTGCTGTAAAGATGGCTGCCTCTGGAGGACAGGCTGGCCGGTCGCGCGTTTCCGGCGTGCAACGCGCTGTAACCACCGTGCTGTAGCTGGTGCTGGTGTTGATGTTCCGCGCCGCTGTCCTCGTCCTCGGTCCTGCTGGACGCGGAGCTGACATAGGTGGACTGCGTGGGCGTGGGCGTGGGCGCGTGCACCGGCGCGACCAAAACGCCGTTAGGCTTGGTCCACACGTCGCCGGCCGACGGAGCGGCGGTGTAACGAGTCGGCTTGCGATTTCGGTCGTTCACCTTCTTGCTGTCTCGCCGTTTGCCCACGGAGTCGGGCATGGCGAACCGGAGCTTCTCCCAGAACCTCTTCTCGCCCCACATCACGACCGTGCACGTCTGCAGCAACAGCTGGAGTTCCGGATCGCGGGCGGGCGCGTCGGTGGCCAACAACACCACCACTCGCCTCTTCCTCGAGCTGGGTCTGATGTTCTCGAGCGCGGTCCTCAGGGCTGCCCGGAACTCGACGTGCTGCCACTCGTTCGCCAGGAACACCGGTGAGAAGATGACGACGATGCGTCTGGCGGCCGCTGCGGCTGGCGGAACCGCTTCCTGCGGCCTCGCCGGGGGCAGATCTCGCCAATGGAGGCACAGAGCGAGCCCGGATTGCTCGAGCTCCGCGGCCAGGAACCTGGAGACAAAGTCTTCGTCGCGTTCGCTGTAGACGATGTAACCGTCGTAGAGACGGTCTCGTTCCTCGTCGGGCGGCGTGGTCATCTTGCCGAGACGAAGGCCGTATCGCGCGTGCGCCCACAGACGGACGTCTTGGCGAAAGGCGAAGGCGAGAGCGACGAACAGACAGATCGCGATCACGGCCACCAAGGCGCCGGCTAAAAGCGGCACGAAGTTGCCACCTAGCAGAGGGATCTCCTGAATTCCACGGCTGACGGCTTCGGTCGACGGATCGCCGCAACGCTTCATAGCCTGCGCCAGAGTCTCGACGCCGTCGCGGCAGTACATCTTCTCGGGATCGCCGCGATGCTCGGCCAACCAGCCGCGCAATTTGGCCGCGTTGCCGCACTCGCAGCTCCAAGCGTTGCCCTCCAGGGCGACCTTGGCTCTGTCGCCGACGCTCGGCAACGCCTCCCACGGTCGAAAGTCGACGATACGGTTGCTGTCCAACCGGAGCACCTCGAGATTCTTCATCTTGCGGAACGTGGTGTTGCCCACGGTCGCGATCGCGTTGTGATCCAGATACAGCTCGGACATCCGTTCCAGCTGATCGAACTCGAAGCCTCGCAACTCGCGCAGGGCATTGTCCTCGAGGTGAAGGACGCGCAGAGCGCCCACGCCGTTGAACGTGCAATTGTGAAGCGCGGCGATGCCGCTGTTGTTTAGGTACAACACCTCCAAGCGTCGCTTACCAATGAACACGTGGCTGCCCAGGTCTCCGAGCTCGTTCCCGTCCAGATAGATCTCGGTCGCGTCCATGGGTATCCGTTCCGGGACACGCTTGTAGCCGGCGTTCGAACAGTCCACCACGTTGCTCGACCAGCTGTGGTCGTGATAACACGAACAATTGTCCGGGCACGTCATCTCGCAGTCGCACGCGTCGAAGTCGCAACAATGGCAAAGGGCGAAACAATGCGCGTCGTATCGGCAGAGAAAGTCCTTCGGTTTCAGCGACAGCAGAGGTCGTCGAGGCGTCGCTCGAGCGTGCACCATCTCGCAGGTGACCGAGTCGAGATCCATCACGCGGGGATGTTGCCGAAGACGAGCCATCTCGTTGATCCTAGGCAACCATTCCATCGTGCAGTCGCAGAGGATCGGATTGTTCCCGATGTAGAATTGAGGCAACTCCTCCTCCTCCGGCACGGTTTGCAACGCGAGGCTGCTCACCTCGAGATTCCTTATCTCGTTCCCGTACAACACCACTTTCTGCAGGCTCCTCTTCTGCAGGAACGTACCGGAGGCCACCGCGCGTATTTTGTTGTTGTTCAGGAACAGCGTTTCCACGCTGTCGGGCACGTTCACCTCGGCTATCTCGGTGATTTGGTTGTAGCTCGCGTCCAGCATCTTTATACGCAACGTGTTCCGCACCGTGTAATAATTCCCCAGCTCGCTTATCTGATTCGCGTGTATGTCCAGCCACTCTATGCTGGTCGGCAAATGACTGTAGTCGAACCACAACAGCTTATTGTCCGAGACGTTCAGCCAGACCAGGGTCGAGAGGCTGGTGAACGCGCCGCGGATCTCGGTTAGCTGGTT is from Megachile rotundata isolate GNS110a chromosome 2, iyMegRotu1, whole genome shotgun sequence and encodes:
- the LOC100880543 gene encoding toll-like receptor Tollo encodes the protein METTRRCSLALLGIVWCLFASGGLIRARSITSLEAPSDCEWKKDGDEGEKELACRVRTIANVPGLIGNLSSIQLDSISSLALECSDVLFFESQIDGPRGFFSPLPRLEKLRVDYCKIRNLPAGVFSSAHNLRTLALRTHNGDWSAMTLELHGDSLRGLSGLQHLDLSDNNLWTLPSELFCPVQSLTTLNLTRNKLQDIVSLGFADWVESCTPSLEVLDLSNNDLGALPDRVLNNLRSLTVLRLQENVIDAVGDDALAGLHALRSLNMSSNKLVALPPELFSKTKELRELILSNNSLTVLAPGLLDNLDELQVLDLSSNELTNHWVNRDTFSRLVRLVILDLSFNGLSRIDAHVFKGLYSLQILKLEHNDIDTLVDGCFGSLTNLHSLTLSHNRIARFDPAHTIGLNTLGQLFLDTNKLRTLHRHVFDNLTGLQDLSLSGNYLTEIPYAVRVLRSLKTLDLGNNHVSRIDNDSFAGLSELYGLRLVDNKLENVSRDAFATLPALQVLNLANNYIRHVEQSAFASNTVLRAIRLDGNQLTEIRGAFTSLSTLVWLNVSDNKLLWFDYSHLPTSIEWLDIHANQISELGNYYTVRNTLRIKMLDASYNQITEIAEVNVPDSVETLFLNNNKIRAVASGTFLQKRSLQKVVLYGNEIRNLEVSSLALQTVPEEEELPQFYIGNNPILCDCTMEWLPRINEMARLRQHPRVMDLDSVTCEMVHARATPRRPLLSLKPKDFLCRYDAHCFALCHCCDFDACDCEMTCPDNCSCYHDHSWSSNVVDCSNAGYKRVPERIPMDATEIYLDGNELGDLGSHVFIGKRRLEVLYLNNSGIAALHNCTFNGVGALRVLHLEDNALRELRGFEFDQLERMSELYLDHNAIATVGNTTFRKMKNLEVLRLDSNRIVDFRPWEALPSVGDRAKVALEGNAWSCECGNAAKLRGWLAEHRGDPEKMYCRDGVETLAQAMKRCGDPSTEAVSRGIQEIPLLGGNFVPLLAGALVAVIAICLFVALAFAFRQDVRLWAHARYGLRLGKMTTPPDEERDRLYDGYIVYSERDEDFVSRFLAAELEQSGLALCLHWRDLPPARPQEAVPPAAAAARRIVVIFSPVFLANEWQHVEFRAALRTALENIRPSSRKRRVVVLLATDAPARDPELQLLLQTCTVVMWGEKRFWEKLRFAMPDSVGKRRDSKKVNDRNRKPTRYTAAPSAGDVWTKPNGVLVAPVHAPTPTPTQSTYVSSASSRTEDEDSGAEHQHQHQLQHGGYSALHAGNARPASLSSRGSHLYSTIPEPPVPTAPPGEVLTHPANPRTYFV